From Candidatus Nealsonbacteria bacterium CG07_land_8_20_14_0_80_39_13:
TCTTGGCGATGGCCTTGTCGGCAACTGGGATTTTAATGGGAATGTTGGCACTCTTGCTCCTCCCACTACTTTCTATGACTCTTCTGGCTATGGAAATAATTGTTCTATCTCTGGTCTCACGTATCTTACTCGAGAAAATAATGACATTCCTTGCTCTAATTGTAAATTAGGTCAATCATTGACTTTTCCTGATCTGAATCCGACAATTGATTGCCGGAGTGGCGTAAGTATGGATATTTCTTCCGCCGTTACAGTTGAAGCGTGGATAAAGTCTACGAGCAATACTGGCAGTATCATTGTTAAGGGAAGTGGCACTGCGATAAATTATGGCATGGATATTGGTAACGGCGGAAATAACGGGAAATTGAGATTTTTTGGTTATGCGTCGGGGGGGGGGATAAAAGGAATATCTTCTGCAGGCGGTACCAAAATTAATGATGGAAAATGGCACCATATCGCAGGAACTTTTAATGGCGACAAGGATTGGGTCATTTATGTTGACGGGAATAGCAATCAAACAAAAACAGAAGTGGCAAAAGTGACATTGGCAGTAACTACACAATCGTTGCAAATAGGAGCAGTCCAAGGGCTGGCACCATATTTTGTAGGCTCCATTGACGAAGTTAGGATTTATTCAAAATCGCTTACGGCCATGGAAATACAACAGCATTATGCCGAGGGAGCAGGAAGACATCAATTGGCCGAAGCCAATTGATGCTTCAATTTTCAATTTTCAATTTTTAATTTTTAATTTACAATGATGGTTAAAAAGGAAGATTCATTTTATCCGGGCAAGGAGTTTCAAAAAAGGGCTTGGGTAAAAAATAAATCCATTTATAAGGAAGCGGAAAAAAGTCCGATTAAATTTTGGGAGAAATTAGCCAAAGAACTTTTTTGGTTTAAGAAATGGAAGAAGGCATTTACTCACGACCCGAAGAAATTAAAGTTTCAATGGTTTTCCGGCGGAAAAATTAACATCACCGCTGATATTTTTGAAAACAATTTTCTCGGCTGGGATTCGGCTGAAAGCGGAATAAAAAACAAGCTGGCTTTGATTTGGGAACCGGAATCAACGGATGAGAAAGAGAGAAAATTTACCTATCAGGAATTATTTTCAGAAGTTAATCGTTTCGCCAACGCTCTTAAGAAAAGCGGGGTAAAGAAAGGCGATAGGGTGGGAATATACTTGCCGATGATTCCGGAGGCGGTGATTTCTATGCTTGCTTGCGCCAGAATAGGCGCTGTTCATGCTGTTGTTTTTTCCGCTTTTTCCGCAGAATCCTTAAGGGTTCGGCTTCAAGATACGAAAGCAAAAGTTTTAATTACTGTTGACGGTTATCATAGGAGAGGGAAAGTGGTTGACCTGAAGAAAAATGCTGATGAGGGAATTAAAGAGACAAGCATAGAAAAAATAATTATTTTCAAAAGAGCGGGGAATCCCGTTGACTGGAAGGATGGCAGGGATTTTTGGGCAAGCGAATTAACTAAGAATGAGAGCGATTATTGTAAACCGGCTATAATGGACGCTGAGGATTTGATGTTTATTCTTTACACCAGTGGCAGTACCGGCAAGCCAAAGGGTTGCGAGCATGTTTGTGGCGGTTATGCTGTTCAGTCATATTGGACAGGCAAATGGATATTTGATTTACATGGACCTGCCCGCAATGCTTCCGCCACAACTTCGCAGATGTTGGCGGATGCAGGCGGGGATGATATTTTTTGGTGCACAGCTGATATCGGCTGGGTGACAGGCCACACCTACGCCGTGTATTCTCCTTTGCTTAACGGAGCAACCTCTGTTATTTTTGAAGGCGCTCCTGATTGGCCGGGACCGGATAGGTGGGCTCAAATTATTGAGAAATACGGAATTACAGTTTTTTATACTGCGCCTACAGCTATCAGAATGTTTAAAAAGATGGGAGCGGAAATTATTAAAAAATACGGTTTTAAGACATTGCGGGTAATCGGTTCAGTAGGGGAACCCATAGATGATACGGCTTGGAATTGGTATTTTGAAGAAGTTGGGAGAGGCAACTGTCCTCTGGTTGATACTTGGTGGCAGACGGAAACAGGGGGAATTTTGATCAGCTCTCTGCCCGGAGTCGGCCCCTTCAAGCCGTCTTTTACCGGCCGACCTTTTCCCGGATTAAAATTTGATATTTTGGATGACAATGGAAAGCCTGTTAAAACTGGAAAAGAGGGGAATTTGGTTTTATTCCCGCCCTTTTCCCCTTCGCTGTTGAGGGGAATTTATAAGAATTTTAAAAAATATAAGGAAACTTATTGGAGTCAGTATGGAGGTAAAATATATGTTACTTCAGATACTGCTCTTAAAGATAAAAATGGTTTGATCAGAATAGTCGGCAGAGCCGATGACGTGATTAAAGTGGCCGGGCATAGGATTACTACCGGTGAAATGGAGGCTGTAATTAATCGCTGTCCAGAAATAGCCGAGTGCGCAGTGATAGGAGTTTTTGATGAAATAAAAGGTCAGGTTCCTGTAGTTTTTGCTGATATTAAGGGTGTGGAGAGAGATGTTGAAAAAATTAAGGAAGATATTGTCGTGCAAATACGGAAAGAAATAGGGCCAATAGCGCTACCTAAGCAGGTCTACTTGGTTGACGAATTGCCAAAAACCCGTTCAGGCAAAATTATGCGCAGGATTTTGAGAAAATTATTTACCGGAGAAGAATTAGGCGATTTATCCACTCTCTCAAATCCGGAAGCAGTAGAAGAAATCAGAAACCAAATAATTAAATAAGTTATTGTTTATATTACAGATACGCTTCGTATAAAAACGAGTTGTACGCAATGATTTTTTATATTTAACAAAATTATATGTTTAATTTTTTTAAAAAAGACGATAAAAAACCAAAAAAACTTTGGCAACAATTTAAAGGCAAGAAAAACACAGAGGATCTTTTAGTCGAAAAAGCAAAAGCTTTAGCTCCTGTTATTATTGGACTTTCGGTCACAGGGTCACAAAAACTTAAAAAGTACCACGAACTAAAAAACGTATCAGATGATAAGGTAAAAGAATTATCTTATGAATTGATACCATTTTGTATTCATTGCGCAGATAGAATAGCATTTCAATATTTTGAACCGGAACAGCGAAAAAAATTTATCATCGCACTTTTTACAGAAATAAGGGGGGATTTATCCAGTGTTTGCGAAAATAAAAATGATGCTATCCAGATTATGTCTACTTTTACAGATACATATTTTAATAGGCAGGAAGAATATAGTAAATATGAAATGTCTGTCGATAAAGATAATGGACATAAAAATGATTTATTTATGGGGTTCAGCATAAAAACCGCACATATGTTAGGCTACGAAATGGATATGAGAATAGTAATGTATATATTTATGACGGTTTCTTCTTCACTATCTGCCTTTCAGTTGCCAGAGCTTTTTCAAGAATAAAAAATTAAACTACTTAAGGTTGATAAGGAATTTGCATTGTACAACAGCGTACATGATTTCGCTCCCATTGGTCGCTCACCCATATTTTACTCCGCTACGCTTCGCAAAACATCAGATACACACGTACGTTAAGTGAAATACCCCTTTTTTGCGTTATCGCCAAATTGTTTTAAAAAATTATAAAATTTCTTTCTCATTAATTAAAAAGTTGCGCTGACTTTCATGTTGACGTCTGACGTCAACATTGCGCAAGGATATACTAAGAGAATTTGACATAATCTCTCATTTTGATAAATTTAAGGTATGTTCCAAGATTTTTTGACTTTTTATTTGAATAAAGCCAAATACGAGCTGATTGAAAACGGCAAGGTTTATTATGGGGAGATTTCCGAACTAAGAGGTGTTTGGGCAACAGGAAAAACTATCGAAGAATGCAGAAAGAATCTTTTAGAAATTATTGAAGGATGGGTAATTTTGAGATTGAGAAAAAATTTATCGATTCCAAATTTTAAGATTCCTTACAAGAAAATTTCTTTTAACAGGGTTTATGCCAAAGCTTAAACCAATTTCTTGGCGAGAATTAGTAAAATATCTGAAGGGGTTTGGTTTTGAGAGACCATATCAATCGGGGAAACATCCCTATATGGTTAATGGCGATCTAGTTTTAACCATTTCAAATCCTCACTCTAAGGATATCAGCCAAGATCTTCTTTCTAGAATTTTGAATCAAGCCGGAATCAGCAGAGAAGATTGGGAAATAAAGAAATAAATTTAAAAGAAATATGGAAAATCAAAAAGAACAAAAAAATATTTTGTGGTTTAGCGAGATATCTAAAAAAGATGGCGCTTTAGTCGGTGGGAAGAATGCTTCCTTGGGCGAAATGTTCAATCGGCTGATTGTCAAAAGGATAAGAGTGCCTAACGGCTTTTGTTTGACTTCAAAAGCTTATTGGTATTATTTGGACTCAAACGGAATTACCGGAAAAATAAAAGAGATTTTGGATAAATTCAATCCTAAGAGCATGGCCAGTTTGAAAAAAACAGGCGCCTCCATCCGGGCGTTGATATTGGGCGGTAAATTTCCGAAGGATTTAGAGGATGAAATAATTGAAAGTTATAAAAAATTATCCGGAGAATACGGAGAGAAAAATATGATCGTGGCTGTCCGTTCTTCAGCCACAGCCGAAGATTTGAAGGACGCCAGTTTTGCCGGCCAAATGGAATCATATTTAAATATTTCAGGGAAAGAAAGTCTGTTAAGAGCAATTAAAAATTGTACAGCTTCTTTATTTACTGACAGGGCCATAGCTTATCGCGAGGAAAAAGGCTTTGACCGTTTTAAGATAGCTTTATCAGCCGGAGTTTTAAAGATGATAAGATCTGATTTAGCTTCTGCCGGCATAATGTTCACATTGGACACAGAAACAGGATTTAGAAATGTTGTCTCCATAAACTCAATCTGGGGAGCGGGAGAGATGATCGTTAAGGGAAAAATAACTCCGGATCAATTTTACGTCTTCAAACCGACCCTTCAGCAGGCTCAAGGCTACAAGCCAATTATCTCCAGAAATTTAGGAAGAAAAGATAAGAAATATATATTTGCGGAACAGGGATTGAAAGAAGTGAAGGTTTCCAAAGAAGACGAGATGAGATTTTCCGTTTCCGATGAGGATATTTTAACTTTGGCCAAATGGGCCATGCTGATAGAAGAGCATTACAATTTCCCTCAAGATATTGAATGGGCTAAGGATGGGAAAACAGGAGAGCTTTTTATAGTTCAGTCCCGGCCGGAAACAATTCATTCTCTGGAGAAAAAAAATTCTTACGAAGAATATAAAATAAGCCAGATCAAAGAGCCGATTTTGAACGGCATTGCTATTGGAAGTAAAATAGGGGAAGGAAGGGTTAGGGTAATTTCCGACGTTTCCAAAATAGGAGAATTTAAAAGAGGAGAGGTTTTGGTTACAAAAATGACTGACCCTGATTGGTGTCCTATCTTTCCTTTGGCATCAGCCATAATTACCGAAGAGGGCGGAGCCACTTGCCATGCCGCTATTGTCTCCAGGGAGATGGGCATTCCGGCAATGGTTGGAGTAAAGGGCGCCCTTAAAGCTTTGAAAACAGGGCAGACGGTTACGGTTGATTGCACCAGTAGCCGGGCCGGAAAAATATTTTTAGGGAAAATTCCTTATACGGTTAAAAAATATGACCTTGATAAATTGCCTCAATTGGAAACGAAAATAATGATAAATATCGGCTCACCTGATTTGGCGTTTAAATATTCTTCTTTGCCGAACGAGGGCGTGGGATTGGCAAGGGAGGAGTTTATCATCGCTGAAAAAATAAAAATTCATCCTTTAGCGCTCTATCATTTTAAAGAATTAAAGGATAAGAAGGCGAAGAAAATTATTGAAGAAATCACGGCTGGATATAAAGATAAGAAAAAATATTTTATTGATAAATTAGCTGAAGGCGTTTCTCAAATCGCAGCCGCTTTTTATCCGAAAACAGTCATTGTCAGGTTTTCCGATTTTAAAACCAATGAATATAAAAATTTAATCGGCGGAGAAATTTTTGAAAGAACCGATGAATCAAATCCAATGATGGGTTTCAGGGGCGCTTGCCGTTATATAGATAAGAACTATCAGCCGGCCTTTGAGATGGAATGCCAAGCGATTAAGAAAGCCAGAGAAGAGTTCGGATTGAAAAACATCACAGTGATGGTCCCTTTCTGCCGGACGCTTGAGGAGGGCAAGGCGGTCGTGGGATTAATTGAGAAGTTCGGCCTTGAAAGAGGGAAAGACGGTTTACAAGTCATTATGATGTGCGAGATTCCTTCCAATGTTATTTTGGCCGAGGAATTTTTAGAAATTTTTGACGGAATGTCCATCGGCTCCAATGATCTGACTCAATTGACTCTGGGATTGGACAGGGACAATAGCGGACTTGCCCATATTGGAGATGAAAGGAATGAAGCGGTAAAAAGAATGATTGAGAGGGTAATTAAGGTCTGTATCTCCAAGAACAAGTATTGCGGGATTTGCGGAGACGCCCCTTCTTCTTTTCTGGATTTTGCCGATTTTTTAATAGAGAATAAAATTTCCTCCATCTCTCTTTCTCCTGACGCAGTCATCAAAACCATAATTTCTCTCTCTAAGAAGAATAATTAGGGAATTTATGGTAAAATTAAAATATGTTAGACATTATTACTTTTGGCTCGGCGGCCATTGATATTTATCTTAAATCAAAAAAACTTAATCTCGTTGACAGCAATAAATTCCCGACCGGCACAGGAGTCTGTTTTTCTTTAGGATCCAAAATAGAGATTGATGATATTATTTTCCTCGGCGGAGGAGGAGGAACGAATACCGCAGAAACTTTTTCCCGGCAAGGGCTGAAGACAGGATATTGCGGAATGGTTGGAAAAGATATGGCCGGAGAAGAAGTCATTAAAGACTTGGCTGATTCCGGCGTGGAAAGCTTTATCGTCAGAACTGATAAGAGAAAAACTAATCAGTCAGTCATTCTTTCCCAAAACGGCAACGAAAGAAGTGTTTTGGTTTACAGGGGAGCGTCAGGAGAACTTTCAAGAAAAGACATTCCCTTTAATAAACTGAAAGCGAAGTTTTTTTATTTTGCTCCTTTGTCTGGCAAGCTTTGCCATGACTTTGAATTTTTGGTTAACTTCGCCCATGAGAGCGGAGCTAAGGTGGTTGTCAATCCCAGTTCTTATCAACTCGCCTTACCCAAAGATAAATTTAAAAGAATTATTAAAAAAGTTGACATTTTGATATTAAATCAAGAAGAAGCGTCTCTTCTTACGGGAATACCGTTTGAGAAAGAAGAAGAACTTTTCAAAAAAATAGATTGTTATTGCCCTGGGATAGCCATAATGACAAAAGGATCGGAAGGGGTGGTTGTTTCTGACGAGAAAAACATTTATCGGGCCAAGTCTTTAAAAACTAAAGAAGTGAATGCTACCGGCGCCGGCGACGCATTCAGTTCAGGATTTGTTTCCGGTTTCATTGAAACCAATGGAGATATTGAGTATGCCATCCGGCTGGGAATAGCCAACAGCGTTTCCTGCATAAAGAAAATGGGAGCGAGGAATGGTTTGCTGAAAAGAGGAGATAAGTGGGAAAAGGTAAAAGTTGAAAAGATAGCTATCAAAAATTAATGAAAAATCTCAATTATTATCTAAATAAAGCAAGAAAAGAGGGCTGGGCCATCGGCCAGTTTAATTTTTCCAATTTAGAAACATTGAAAGCCGTCATCGGGGCAGCCAAAAAGAGCAAAAGCCCTGTTATTTTGGGAACGTCAGAAGGGGAGAGTTCCTTTGTCGGATTAAAACAGGCGGTGGCTTTGGTGAAAAGCTACAGAGAAGAAACAGGCTTGCCTTTGTTCTTGAATCTTGACCACGGCAAATCTTTCAGCTATATTAAGGAAGCGATAGATTCCGGTTATGACACTGTTCATTTTGACGGTTCAGGCTTGCCTTTAGCCGAAAATATAAAAGAAACCGTAAAAGTTTTAAAGTACGCTAAAAAATTTAAAGTTTTCGTTGAGGGAGAAGTGGGCGTGATCGGCCAAGCTTCGGAATCAAAGGAAACCTTGACTGATGTTGCGGAGGCTCTGGAATTCGCAAGAAAGACAGGCGTTGATAGGTTGGCTGTTTCCATAGGGAGCGTTCATGGGATTGAAAAAGGAGGAATTAATCCCGGATTAAATTTGGAAAGATTGGCGGAAATAAGAAAAGCCTTGAAAGATATACCCCTTGTTCTTCATGGCGGGTCAGGAACCCCGGAAGAAGATGTCAGGAAAGCCATAAGGATAGGGATGGCTAAGGTTAATATAAACACAGAATTAAGAATGGCTTACACGGAGAATTTGAGAGCCTCTCTTGATGAAAAAAAAGATGAAAACACGCCTTATAAATATATGTCCAAGGCGATAGAAGCGGTTCAAAGAATAGTTGAGGGGAAAATCAAATTATTCAGCTCTGATAACAAAATTTAAAAAAGAAAAAATATGTTAAAAATTTCAGCTCAAATAAGAGATAAAGGAGATAAAGACTTGTCCGCGCTTAAAAAAGAAGGGTTTCTCCCTGGCGTTTTGTACGGTCCAAAAATAGGAAATAAAAATATTAAAATCGGAGTTAAGGAATTCGCCACGGTCTATAAAGGCGCCGGCGAAAGTTCCCTTATTTCCCTGATTGTTCCTGATCAGGGTGGCAAAGAGGAGAAATTTTCAGTTTTGATACATCAGGTTGATTTTCATCCGTTGAACGGAGAAATAATTCACGCTGATTTTTACCAACCGAATTTAACAGAGAAAGTAACGACCAAGGTTCCTTTAGTTTTTGAAGGAATTTCTTTAGCGGTTAAAGATCTGGCCGGAACTTTAATAAAAAATATTCAGGAAATTGAAGTAAGGGCTCTGCCCCAAGACCTTCCTCATGAGCTCGTTGTGAACATTGAGCCTCTTAAAACTTTTAATGATGAAATTCTGGTTAAAAACCTTATTATTCCCGCCAATGTGGAGGTTTTGAAGAGCCCTGAAGAAAATGTAGCTTTGGTTCTGCCTCCTGAAGATATAGAAGCGGAATTGAAAGCTCCTATTGAAGAAAAAGTGGAAGATGTTGAGAAGGTAGAGAAGAAGAAGGAGGAAGAAGTGGCAGAGGTGGAGGAAAAGAAAGAAAAGGAAGAGAAAGGAGGAGAGAAGAAAGAACATAAATAAGAAACTCAAATTACAAATTTCAAATTACAAATTCCAAATCAATAATTAAAGTCCAAAATCTAAAACATTTTTGATATTTGGGTTTTGAATTTGATTTGACATTTGAGCTTTGATATTTGGCATTATATTTATGTCTATCTTTGCTCTACAAAAAATAAAACCATCTATATTGATTTCATCAATGATATTGATAGCGGTTTTTATTTTGCCGATTTTTTTCGCTTTTCCTTTTGTCGGCAAGATTCCTTTTGCGTCAGCTGAAGGAGAGCAGGAGGCAGCGACTGTTGAAAGAACTGCTTTGGAAAAAGAATTGGCGGAATTGGAAATCCAGATAGATAAATATGAGAAAGACATCAGCAAGACCGCCGAAGAAAAAAAGACTCTTCAAAATCAGATATCCATTTTAAAAAATAAAATCAGCAAATTGGATCTTCAAATAAAGCAGAGTAATCTTGTTATAAAAGACCTCACCGGCCAAATAAAAGACACAGAGTCGTCCATCTCGGAAACGATGGTTAAGGTCGCTGACGTTCAGAGGCAATTAGGAGATATTCTTCAGGTTATGTATGAAAATGACAGAAAGTCTTTGATTGAGATATTACTTTCCGAGAAAGAGATGTCTGATTTTTTTGACGATATAATGGCTTTAGAGGTTTTGAATTCCAAAAATCAGGATATGCTGGAAGAAATAAAGAAACTGAAAGCGTATCTGGAAAGCCAAAAAACTTCTTTGGACGGAGAAAAGACGGAATTAGAAACAACGGTTAAAATTCGAACGCTCCAAAAGGAAGAAAGTTTAAAAAACCAAAAGGGGAAAGATAAATATTTAAAATTAACCGAAGCGCAGTATCAAAAATCTCTTAGTGAAAAAAAAGAAATAGAAAAGAAAGTGGCTGGAATCAGGTCAAGGAT
This genomic window contains:
- the acs gene encoding acetate--CoA ligase, coding for MMVKKEDSFYPGKEFQKRAWVKNKSIYKEAEKSPIKFWEKLAKELFWFKKWKKAFTHDPKKLKFQWFSGGKINITADIFENNFLGWDSAESGIKNKLALIWEPESTDEKERKFTYQELFSEVNRFANALKKSGVKKGDRVGIYLPMIPEAVISMLACARIGAVHAVVFSAFSAESLRVRLQDTKAKVLITVDGYHRRGKVVDLKKNADEGIKETSIEKIIIFKRAGNPVDWKDGRDFWASELTKNESDYCKPAIMDAEDLMFILYTSGSTGKPKGCEHVCGGYAVQSYWTGKWIFDLHGPARNASATTSQMLADAGGDDIFWCTADIGWVTGHTYAVYSPLLNGATSVIFEGAPDWPGPDRWAQIIEKYGITVFYTAPTAIRMFKKMGAEIIKKYGFKTLRVIGSVGEPIDDTAWNWYFEEVGRGNCPLVDTWWQTETGGILISSLPGVGPFKPSFTGRPFPGLKFDILDDNGKPVKTGKEGNLVLFPPFSPSLLRGIYKNFKKYKETYWSQYGGKIYVTSDTALKDKNGLIRIVGRADDVIKVAGHRITTGEMEAVINRCPEIAECAVIGVFDEIKGQVPVVFADIKGVERDVEKIKEDIVVQIRKEIGPIALPKQVYLVDELPKTRSGKIMRRILRKLFTGEELGDLSTLSNPEAVEEIRNQIIK
- a CDS encoding HicB family protein, which translates into the protein MFQDFLTFYLNKAKYELIENGKVYYGEISELRGVWATGKTIEECRKNLLEIIEGWVILRLRKNLSIPNFKIPYKKISFNRVYAKA
- a CDS encoding type II toxin-antitoxin system HicA family toxin, which codes for MPKLKPISWRELVKYLKGFGFERPYQSGKHPYMVNGDLVLTISNPHSKDISQDLLSRILNQAGISREDWEIKK
- a CDS encoding phosphoenolpyruvate synthase (catalyzes the formation of phosphoenolpyruvate from pyruvate) — protein: MENQKEQKNILWFSEISKKDGALVGGKNASLGEMFNRLIVKRIRVPNGFCLTSKAYWYYLDSNGITGKIKEILDKFNPKSMASLKKTGASIRALILGGKFPKDLEDEIIESYKKLSGEYGEKNMIVAVRSSATAEDLKDASFAGQMESYLNISGKESLLRAIKNCTASLFTDRAIAYREEKGFDRFKIALSAGVLKMIRSDLASAGIMFTLDTETGFRNVVSINSIWGAGEMIVKGKITPDQFYVFKPTLQQAQGYKPIISRNLGRKDKKYIFAEQGLKEVKVSKEDEMRFSVSDEDILTLAKWAMLIEEHYNFPQDIEWAKDGKTGELFIVQSRPETIHSLEKKNSYEEYKISQIKEPILNGIAIGSKIGEGRVRVISDVSKIGEFKRGEVLVTKMTDPDWCPIFPLASAIITEEGGATCHAAIVSREMGIPAMVGVKGALKALKTGQTVTVDCTSSRAGKIFLGKIPYTVKKYDLDKLPQLETKIMINIGSPDLAFKYSSLPNEGVGLAREEFIIAEKIKIHPLALYHFKELKDKKAKKIIEEITAGYKDKKKYFIDKLAEGVSQIAAAFYPKTVIVRFSDFKTNEYKNLIGGEIFERTDESNPMMGFRGACRYIDKNYQPAFEMECQAIKKAREEFGLKNITVMVPFCRTLEEGKAVVGLIEKFGLERGKDGLQVIMMCEIPSNVILAEEFLEIFDGMSIGSNDLTQLTLGLDRDNSGLAHIGDERNEAVKRMIERVIKVCISKNKYCGICGDAPSSFLDFADFLIENKISSISLSPDAVIKTIISLSKKNN
- a CDS encoding ketose-bisphosphate aldolase is translated as MKNLNYYLNKARKEGWAIGQFNFSNLETLKAVIGAAKKSKSPVILGTSEGESSFVGLKQAVALVKSYREETGLPLFLNLDHGKSFSYIKEAIDSGYDTVHFDGSGLPLAENIKETVKVLKYAKKFKVFVEGEVGVIGQASESKETLTDVAEALEFARKTGVDRLAVSIGSVHGIEKGGINPGLNLERLAEIRKALKDIPLVLHGGSGTPEEDVRKAIRIGMAKVNINTELRMAYTENLRASLDEKKDENTPYKYMSKAIEAVQRIVEGKIKLFSSDNKI
- a CDS encoding 50S ribosomal protein L25, with protein sequence MLKISAQIRDKGDKDLSALKKEGFLPGVLYGPKIGNKNIKIGVKEFATVYKGAGESSLISLIVPDQGGKEEKFSVLIHQVDFHPLNGEIIHADFYQPNLTEKVTTKVPLVFEGISLAVKDLAGTLIKNIQEIEVRALPQDLPHELVVNIEPLKTFNDEILVKNLIIPANVEVLKSPEENVALVLPPEDIEAELKAPIEEKVEDVEKVEKKKEEEVAEVEEKKEKEEKGGEKKEHK